One segment of Synechococcus sp. A15-24 DNA contains the following:
- a CDS encoding nuclease — protein MRRLLVITRLLGLLLVAVVAVLPAAAAEVLQVRTASLLQVGDGNRTYTVQLACIDVEPAGESAAVDWLRQELPRRRRVNLRPVGRNDGQLLARVTPIGDEQDLSSGLVTAGLAADSCPTEPA, from the coding sequence GTGCGGCGCCTCCTTGTGATCACCCGCTTGCTGGGGTTGCTGCTGGTGGCCGTCGTTGCGGTTTTACCGGCAGCGGCGGCCGAAGTGCTGCAGGTTCGTACCGCATCACTGTTGCAGGTGGGTGATGGCAACCGCACTTACACGGTTCAGCTGGCCTGCATCGACGTCGAGCCTGCTGGGGAGTCCGCTGCCGTGGATTGGTTGAGGCAGGAGCTGCCCCGCCGCAGACGGGTCAATCTCCGCCCGGTGGGACGCAACGATGGCCAGTTGCTGGCCAGGGTCACCCCCATCGGTGATGAGCAGGATCTCAGCTCCGGTCTGGTGACGGCTGGCCTGGCGGCTGACAGCTGCCCCACGGAGCCAGCCTGA
- a CDS encoding creatininase family protein, protein MTGHRRRFDQLAWPEIQERAHCDGSTLIWPFGACEQHGPHLPLVTDALFAERIADAVLAELNPELPIWRLPTQVIGFSPEHQSFPGTLSLSSDLLIALVVQLGEQLAAMGWRRLVLFNAHGGQIALLQVAARALRQRCPAMAVLPCFLWSGVEGLADLLPADELVNGLHAGLAETSLMLHQAPELVGDQRPKDGLPGLDSCPLPPSGWSLEGAAPSAWLMQDLSRSGVIGDSGAASAELGLALEQHLLVHWTARFQALLTSDWPAVEKAADRTSAS, encoded by the coding sequence ATGACGGGCCATCGGCGTCGCTTTGACCAGCTCGCCTGGCCTGAGATCCAGGAGAGAGCCCACTGCGATGGATCAACGCTGATCTGGCCATTTGGTGCCTGTGAGCAGCACGGCCCCCATCTCCCCCTTGTCACCGATGCCCTGTTTGCTGAACGGATCGCTGACGCCGTTCTGGCAGAGCTCAATCCTGAACTGCCGATCTGGAGATTGCCGACCCAGGTCATCGGCTTTTCACCGGAACACCAATCGTTTCCAGGCACCCTCAGTTTGTCCTCGGACCTGCTGATCGCCTTGGTCGTGCAACTGGGGGAGCAGCTGGCTGCCATGGGATGGCGTCGCCTGGTGCTGTTCAACGCCCACGGTGGGCAGATCGCCTTGCTGCAGGTCGCGGCCCGGGCGCTGCGGCAACGCTGTCCGGCGATGGCTGTGCTGCCTTGTTTTCTCTGGAGTGGGGTGGAAGGGCTCGCTGATCTGCTGCCTGCAGATGAGTTGGTGAATGGTCTGCACGCCGGTTTGGCGGAGACATCGTTGATGCTGCATCAGGCCCCTGAACTGGTTGGTGATCAGCGCCCGAAAGACGGTTTGCCTGGTTTAGACAGCTGCCCTCTTCCCCCCAGCGGTTGGAGTTTGGAAGGGGCCGCTCCTTCGGCCTGGTTGATGCAGGATCTCAGTCGCAGCGGTGTGATTGGAGACAGCGGTGCTGCTTCAGCTGAGCTTGGACTGGCCTTGGAACAGCACCTGCTGGTGCATTGGACCGCGCGATTCCAGGCGTTGTTGACGAGCGACTGGCCAGCGGTTGAAAAGGCTGCTGACAGGACCTCTGCGTCCTGA
- a CDS encoding Tab2/Atab2 family RNA-binding protein: protein MNATQTVGADWELDFYSRPILEADGRKRWELLVTATPAADATEIPFRFSKCCPSGEVNSLWLTAALGEARQCAMEAGWPAPRRLRCWRSSMRTMVQRAATELDLEMIASRRTYALLEWLQQREQEVYPQEEGFMAGPLAPPPAPVATPPVPLPEEVQGDAWSWASLPTDLLSDASDWPTSFSGLLPLPAGLDSNQPVPGLRLFSNSRALAMAGWLGGLEPVRLLVEGRQLVLEAGQDDRWLVSDLDSAAAEAIAEELAQSKERGKGLQFIAIQTSPEQQAFAGFWMMRDIATL from the coding sequence ATGAACGCCACGCAAACGGTCGGCGCCGACTGGGAACTGGATTTCTATTCCAGGCCGATTCTTGAAGCCGACGGGCGCAAACGCTGGGAGCTGTTGGTCACTGCAACCCCCGCGGCAGATGCAACTGAGATCCCCTTCCGTTTTTCCAAATGCTGCCCATCGGGGGAGGTCAATTCCCTCTGGTTAACGGCTGCCCTCGGCGAAGCCCGGCAATGCGCGATGGAGGCCGGCTGGCCGGCACCCCGACGCCTGCGCTGCTGGCGCAGCTCCATGCGAACGATGGTTCAGCGGGCTGCCACGGAGCTGGATCTGGAAATGATCGCCAGCCGCCGCACCTATGCGCTGCTGGAGTGGTTGCAACAGCGCGAGCAAGAGGTCTATCCCCAGGAGGAAGGCTTCATGGCAGGCCCTCTGGCCCCACCGCCCGCACCTGTCGCCACCCCGCCTGTGCCGCTGCCTGAAGAGGTGCAGGGCGATGCCTGGTCCTGGGCATCCCTGCCGACGGATCTTCTGAGTGACGCGTCGGACTGGCCCACCAGCTTCAGCGGCCTGCTGCCCCTCCCGGCCGGCCTGGACAGCAACCAGCCGGTGCCGGGGCTGCGTCTGTTCAGCAACAGCCGCGCCCTGGCGATGGCCGGCTGGCTGGGGGGTCTTGAGCCGGTGCGGCTGCTGGTGGAGGGTCGTCAGCTCGTGCTCGAAGCAGGGCAGGACGACCGTTGGTTGGTGAGTGATCTGGATTCAGCGGCGGCCGAGGCCATCGCCGAGGAGCTGGCGCAATCCAAGGAACGCGGCAAGGGGCTTCAATTCATCGCGATCCAGACCAGCCCCGAGCAGCAAGCCTTCGCGGGCTTCTGGATGATGCGTGACATCGCCACCCTCTAG
- the pgeF gene encoding peptidoglycan editing factor PgeF, producing the protein MPMEGHDPFDRPDNSFNTLQGWTWIGCYGGYYLQCDRLDAAGFEHGFFTRRWQGRGPDELAGYISAGISVHRPQQIHSGVVLKASEARQEPWPEADGLVSDGGSQSLWVCGADCTPVLIADRGTGHAAACHAGWRGVAAGIFPEAVRLLEQRGARRDDLLVALGPAVSGANYQVGPEVVAAIAQGLNIPADAEAALEDAGALLPDSDPQRHRLDIRRAAALQLQRIGLTPAQISHCPLCTVSEPELFHSWRRDQVKAVQWSGIVSQAADLDEAASS; encoded by the coding sequence ATGCCGATGGAAGGCCACGATCCTTTCGATCGACCGGACAACAGCTTCAACACCCTGCAGGGCTGGACCTGGATTGGCTGCTACGGCGGCTATTACCTGCAGTGCGATCGTCTCGACGCTGCAGGCTTTGAACACGGGTTCTTCACGCGCCGCTGGCAGGGCCGAGGCCCCGACGAACTGGCCGGTTACATCAGTGCTGGCATCAGCGTCCATCGTCCCCAGCAGATCCACAGTGGAGTCGTTCTGAAGGCCAGCGAAGCCCGCCAGGAGCCCTGGCCCGAGGCCGATGGCCTGGTGAGTGATGGCGGCAGCCAGAGCCTCTGGGTCTGTGGTGCCGACTGCACGCCGGTTCTGATCGCCGATCGCGGCACCGGCCATGCCGCGGCCTGTCATGCCGGCTGGCGTGGCGTGGCCGCGGGGATCTTTCCGGAGGCCGTGCGGCTTCTGGAGCAACGCGGTGCACGGCGAGACGATCTTCTGGTGGCCCTGGGGCCAGCGGTGAGCGGCGCGAACTACCAAGTGGGCCCTGAGGTGGTGGCGGCCATCGCCCAGGGGCTCAACATCCCTGCTGATGCCGAAGCAGCACTCGAAGACGCCGGGGCGTTGCTGCCGGATTCAGATCCGCAGCGCCATCGGCTGGACATCCGTCGCGCCGCGGCCCTGCAGTTGCAGCGCATCGGTTTGACACCAGCCCAGATCAGCCACTGCCCGCTCTGCACCGTCAGCGAACCGGAGCTGTTCCACTCCTGGCGGCGGGATCAGGTGAAAGCGGTGCAGTGGAGCGGCATTGTCAGTCAGGCCGCTGACTTGGACGAAGCCGCCAGCAGCTGA
- a CDS encoding FAD-dependent protein, translating to MLRLAELKLPLDHTEEELTQAVLRRLKIPPDQLLEQRLVKRSIDARRRDRIQLIYSVDVLVRHEQALMKRRRPGPPLKQAPDTRYRMVAQAPPGLEAHPVVVGAGPCGYFAALLLAQMGFKPLLLERGQPVKQRTQQTFAFWRGQQALDPESNAQFGEGGAGTFSDGKLYSQVSDPEHYGRKVLEELVACGANAEILTVHRPHIGTFKLATVVRGLRSRIEALGGEVRFGCRVDCLLLEPSGGEKPFSLKALLLADGQQLPCRHLVLAPGHSARDCFAMLDQVGVQLERKPFSVGVRIEHPQPLIDQARWGAMAGHPRLGAAEYKLVHHASNGRCVYSFCMCPGGFVVGATSEEGRVVTNGMSQHSRNERNANSGLVVTLEPEDLQPYERHPGDPLAGIALQRDLEQRAFCSGGGTYAAPAQRLEDFLAGCPSTTLGTIAASYQPGITPTDLAPVLPQPILTALREALPQFARRLRGYGHPDAVLTAVETRTSSPVRIPRDGQLESLNTRGLIPAGEGAGYAGGILSAGIDGIRAAEAMAAQLLAASSKSAA from the coding sequence ATGCTGCGACTGGCTGAGCTGAAGCTGCCGCTGGATCACACCGAGGAGGAGCTCACGCAGGCTGTACTGCGTCGGTTGAAGATTCCACCGGATCAATTGCTGGAGCAGCGACTGGTCAAGCGCAGCATCGATGCTCGCCGCCGTGATCGCATCCAGCTGATTTACAGCGTTGATGTGCTGGTCCGCCATGAGCAGGCGCTGATGAAGCGCCGCCGGCCCGGCCCCCCGCTGAAACAGGCACCGGACACCCGCTACCGGATGGTGGCGCAGGCGCCGCCTGGCCTGGAGGCGCACCCCGTGGTGGTTGGTGCCGGCCCCTGCGGTTATTTCGCTGCGTTGCTGCTGGCGCAAATGGGGTTTAAGCCCTTGCTGCTGGAGCGTGGGCAGCCGGTGAAGCAGCGGACCCAGCAGACCTTCGCCTTCTGGCGGGGGCAGCAGGCCCTTGATCCGGAATCCAATGCCCAGTTTGGGGAGGGGGGTGCCGGCACCTTTTCCGATGGCAAGCTCTACAGCCAGGTGAGCGATCCTGAGCACTACGGACGCAAGGTGCTTGAGGAGTTGGTGGCTTGCGGTGCCAACGCCGAAATCCTCACGGTGCATCGGCCGCATATCGGCACCTTCAAGTTGGCCACCGTGGTACGTGGTCTGCGTTCGCGCATCGAAGCCTTGGGGGGTGAGGTGCGCTTTGGTTGCCGGGTGGACTGCCTGTTGCTCGAGCCCAGCGGCGGCGAGAAGCCCTTCAGCTTGAAGGCGCTTCTGCTGGCCGATGGTCAGCAACTGCCCTGCCGTCACCTGGTGCTGGCGCCCGGCCATTCGGCCCGGGACTGTTTCGCCATGCTCGATCAGGTGGGGGTGCAATTGGAGCGCAAACCGTTTTCGGTTGGTGTGCGGATCGAGCACCCGCAACCTTTGATTGATCAGGCCCGCTGGGGAGCGATGGCAGGCCATCCGCGGCTTGGCGCGGCGGAATACAAGCTTGTTCATCACGCCAGCAATGGCCGCTGCGTCTACAGCTTCTGCATGTGTCCTGGCGGTTTTGTGGTGGGCGCCACCTCGGAGGAGGGGCGGGTGGTGACCAACGGCATGAGCCAGCACTCCCGCAATGAGCGCAATGCCAACAGCGGCTTGGTGGTGACCCTCGAACCCGAGGATCTGCAGCCCTACGAACGGCATCCGGGTGATCCCCTGGCGGGGATTGCGCTGCAGCGGGATCTGGAGCAGCGGGCCTTCTGCAGTGGGGGGGGAACCTATGCCGCCCCAGCGCAACGTCTGGAGGATTTTCTGGCCGGTTGCCCGTCCACAACGCTGGGCACGATTGCCGCGTCGTATCAGCCCGGCATTACGCCGACAGACCTGGCTCCGGTGCTGCCGCAGCCGATTCTCACCGCCCTGCGCGAAGCACTGCCGCAGTTTGCCCGCCGCCTCCGGGGCTATGGCCATCCCGATGCTGTGCTCACGGCGGTGGAAACCCGGACGTCGTCTCCTGTGCGCATCCCCAGAGATGGCCAGCTTGAGTCGCTCAACACCCGTGGTCTGATTCCAGCCGGTGAAGGAGCGGGCTACGCCGGAGGCATCCTGTCGGCTGGCATTGACGGGATCCGGGCGGCGGAAGCGATGGCCGCTCAGCTGCTGGCGGCTTCGTCCAAGTCAGCGGCCTGA
- a CDS encoding GIVxVP protein codes for MADNRIARGIVLVPCLLLGGSFLATAVWGQGAAADNRGLATAIGAALLVGGLLSQVPSSDDQVTKPDDGDRSP; via the coding sequence ATGGCCGATAACCGCATTGCACGAGGCATCGTTCTGGTGCCCTGCCTCCTGCTTGGAGGTTCTTTTCTGGCCACGGCCGTGTGGGGACAGGGCGCTGCGGCCGATAACCGCGGTCTGGCCACAGCCATCGGTGCTGCGCTGCTTGTTGGTGGCCTGTTATCTCAAGTGCCATCGTCCGACGATCAGGTGACAAAACCGGACGACGGAGACCGTTCTCCCTAG
- a CDS encoding S1 RNA-binding domain-containing protein translates to MAAAGSSQPNRPKAPRAAATPPLQVMKINRKKEQEQLQREAAEARAAAEAAAEKARLLEERAGLMGPPRAAAAEADDDRFDMGAMEGMTMADLMGSPDNAPRRQDDNKPRSVDDFDFDEEAFLAALDENAPVGTTGDVVQGTVIGLESDGIYVDIGGKAPGFMPKSEAGLGVITNLGERFPKGLQVEVLVTREQNADGMVTISCRALELRKSWDKVKELEKQGKVVQVIVNGFNRGGVTCDLEGLRGFIPRSQLQEGDNHQELVGKTLGVAFIEVNSETRKLVLSQKRAAVAARFQELEVGQLVEGVVAAVKPYGLFVDLGGISGLLHQSSITNGSLRSIREVFDQGDRVQALITELDPGRGRIGLNTALLEGPPGELLIEKDKVMAEASDRASRAQSMLKQREQEAG, encoded by the coding sequence ATGGCCGCAGCTGGCAGTTCGCAGCCCAATCGCCCCAAGGCACCGCGAGCGGCTGCGACCCCACCGCTCCAGGTGATGAAGATCAACCGCAAGAAGGAGCAGGAGCAGCTGCAACGCGAGGCCGCAGAAGCTCGCGCAGCAGCCGAGGCGGCAGCCGAAAAGGCACGCCTGCTGGAGGAGCGGGCGGGATTGATGGGTCCACCCCGAGCGGCTGCGGCCGAGGCCGATGACGATCGCTTCGACATGGGCGCCATGGAGGGGATGACCATGGCGGATCTGATGGGATCGCCTGATAATGCACCCCGCCGCCAAGACGACAACAAACCCCGCAGCGTTGACGACTTCGACTTCGACGAAGAAGCCTTCCTGGCCGCCCTGGATGAGAACGCTCCCGTGGGCACCACGGGAGATGTAGTGCAAGGCACCGTGATCGGGCTTGAAAGTGATGGCATCTATGTGGACATCGGCGGCAAAGCGCCGGGATTCATGCCCAAAAGCGAGGCCGGCCTGGGGGTGATCACCAACCTGGGTGAGCGTTTCCCCAAAGGGCTGCAGGTCGAGGTGCTGGTCACCCGCGAACAGAACGCAGATGGCATGGTCACCATCAGCTGCAGGGCCCTCGAACTGCGCAAGAGCTGGGACAAGGTCAAGGAACTCGAGAAGCAGGGGAAGGTGGTGCAGGTGATCGTCAACGGGTTCAACCGTGGCGGTGTGACCTGCGATCTCGAGGGCCTGCGGGGCTTCATTCCCCGATCCCAGCTGCAGGAGGGCGACAACCACCAGGAGCTGGTGGGCAAGACCCTCGGGGTGGCCTTCATCGAGGTCAACTCTGAAACCCGCAAGCTGGTGTTGTCGCAGAAACGTGCTGCGGTGGCTGCCCGTTTCCAGGAGCTGGAGGTTGGCCAGTTGGTGGAGGGTGTGGTTGCCGCGGTGAAGCCCTATGGGTTGTTCGTCGACCTGGGGGGAATCAGCGGCCTGCTGCACCAGTCCTCCATCACCAACGGCAGCCTGCGGTCCATCCGCGAGGTGTTCGATCAGGGCGACCGTGTTCAAGCGCTGATCACGGAGCTTGATCCTGGCCGTGGCCGCATCGGATTGAATACCGCGCTGCTGGAGGGTCCCCCCGGCGAATTGCTGATTGAAAAAGACAAGGTGATGGCAGAGGCCAGTGATCGCGCCAGCCGCGCCCAGAGCATGCTCAAACAACGTGAACAAGAAGCCGGATGA
- a CDS encoding amino acid ABC transporter substrate-binding protein: MAAAIGCQAMVSSALPRQRVVVMLPSTSADATLRDRFLQGYTVGEATVRACGHPVPPVRWMALRPDQSPLEQLPRHRDQHLVVAPPSADLRAFNDLSEQYGLSVLLPYQRGESIDTLRGLKGREKLWPLVPSIQEDVKATVEATLKAGWDRAMVVADPSALEATLSMAFVDHYKASGGLVESYEPTPVQQVDPTDGQRLDRFRKDMNWSWAGTVVVAGQPDGPLATRLRQEQRDGAFGGGAPWTPNWVYLSDSSTLRDLPQVPWQQLGLEHPARGEDWLAFAEAFNRRWGQTPDLLAAAGYDTARVLALVEAAPLPVSDEGLPDPMGWVSPDQDAVDLCSALRHRQRGEALRLKAAASDFRLRGGMTPSGQAAAGLLMATPSDPMKADGKRADAATG; this comes from the coding sequence GTGGCTGCGGCCATTGGCTGTCAGGCCATGGTGTCCAGTGCCCTACCGCGGCAGCGTGTTGTGGTGATGCTGCCGTCCACCTCGGCTGACGCCACCCTGCGCGACCGCTTTCTGCAGGGATACACCGTTGGTGAAGCGACGGTGAGGGCCTGCGGTCATCCCGTGCCCCCAGTGCGCTGGATGGCACTGCGGCCTGATCAATCTCCGCTGGAGCAACTGCCGCGTCATCGCGATCAGCATCTCGTGGTGGCGCCACCCTCCGCTGATCTGCGCGCCTTCAATGACCTGTCTGAGCAGTACGGCCTCAGTGTTCTGCTCCCTTATCAGCGCGGTGAGTCGATTGACACCCTCCGAGGTTTGAAGGGGCGTGAGAAGCTCTGGCCACTGGTCCCCTCGATTCAGGAGGACGTCAAGGCCACGGTGGAGGCCACCCTCAAGGCCGGTTGGGACCGGGCCATGGTCGTGGCGGATCCGAGTGCGCTAGAGGCCACCCTGTCAATGGCCTTCGTCGATCACTACAAGGCATCCGGCGGTCTGGTGGAGAGCTACGAACCCACCCCGGTGCAGCAGGTGGATCCAACGGACGGGCAACGACTTGATCGTTTTCGCAAGGACATGAACTGGTCATGGGCCGGCACGGTGGTGGTGGCCGGTCAACCCGACGGGCCTCTGGCCACTCGCCTGCGGCAGGAGCAGCGTGATGGTGCATTCGGTGGCGGCGCACCCTGGACGCCCAACTGGGTGTATCTGTCGGATTCGTCCACGCTGCGGGATCTGCCGCAGGTGCCTTGGCAGCAACTCGGTTTGGAACATCCAGCCCGTGGTGAGGATTGGTTGGCCTTTGCCGAGGCGTTCAATCGCCGCTGGGGGCAGACCCCAGACCTGCTCGCTGCAGCGGGCTACGACACGGCGCGGGTGCTGGCGCTGGTCGAAGCGGCGCCGCTGCCGGTGTCGGATGAGGGTCTCCCGGATCCGATGGGTTGGGTCAGTCCTGATCAGGACGCGGTTGATCTCTGCTCCGCCCTGCGTCATCGACAGCGGGGCGAGGCGCTGCGGCTGAAGGCGGCGGCCAGTGATTTCCGTTTGCGCGGTGGCATGACGCCGTCGGGTCAGGCCGCTGCAGGGCTGCTCATGGCGACGCCATCTGATCCAATGAAGGCAGATGGCAAGCGGGCTGATGCTGCGACTGGCTGA